The Salmo trutta chromosome 6, fSalTru1.1, whole genome shotgun sequence genome has a window encoding:
- the arhgap21a gene encoding rho GTPase-activating protein 21a isoform X1, whose amino-acid sequence MLAQRNGGVSAGSCVTTVPLKDCPDLVDLLDVEVDCSPSTGDCPWARLAGFEGCLSEPYCLWFQLLAQAYWEDVELGLRGETDRRVSWGRLQEASRRNCVRSRAKQKDGRDQSEASATGSPVGVEEEPFSWPGPKTLRLQRTLQGFGFTLRHFIVYPPESAVHSSLKDEDNGSRGRQRNRLEPMDTIFVKQVKEGGPAHGAGLCTGDRIVKVNRESIIGKTYSQVIALIQNSDTSLELCVMPKDEDILQLFSRDITALAYSQDAYLKGNEAYSGNALHIPEPPPICYPRIEPKAPGMAQALDLSPSTEASRSGRPAQAGAGRQGTSTAGHTDMGYRLEIPVPPSPPPQSPKTQTVVCVCNESVRTVVVPPDAVADRGPRCVSRAGPSHRTDENRFGSPLGLSTRPRILVTPGPPGGSQLQYTPTRPTESSVFSLSGSRPSPIYPDKHHLTPSPQTTVADTLPSPTTPNHYTPSPSSPATSTSPHQNIDWRNYTTYKDYIDAKRLHTYGCRTIQERLDSLRAAANPNAAYALQPGPPSASASSQRGLGGSQIRRRSTSHDRGSYQGATVAPLRSASQERLGGGGPERTAMPRDWPRSASQDALPSSALMGVAKPRARSCDYLGRQGEPAAMVSTERGVGGYSRAELEDSLLLYRGEEARASRHGAVLKQLPQPHRTSLTGMPIAAPMFTKGTTEPLLPSRTDSLAQTALSRPSRLPVKNSTSDPSPLSLPSTRGPGNSSAMDLLKDQRAVVVGNHLGYSSSPLQQLQLRGRADSLREESGRDVGLGARSSSCSGPSKVPVQRQQAISSSTSTSSSTVNSTVTLRSKVPALVRTSGKPLEGVEGPDATVVVLRRDKNSGPQPIRHPSYILAVNDTDLETPMEVGTLAAKRGSGGWLCNDIQRDVTMRRLGEQHKASCASNLDDSLDSIPFIDEPSSPSIDHDTSHIPASAVISVTPIVTTIPPSPTSPSPLIQRQRSHDHDSLRLTTIESDSGTKTERSKSYDEGLDNYREGRQIPGLKGLRKATVDRSSEDSESRRDSSSDIFSDASKEGMLHFRQINTDKSKRVGGGMRPWKQMYAVLRGHFLCLYKDKKEGQAHANSQVEDEPQPISIKACLIDISYSDTKRKNVLRLTTSDCEYLFQAEDREDMLAWIRVIQENSNLDEENAAFTSRDLISRKIKEYNTLMSPTGSKNEPSPKPSRQSLSIRQTLLGGKGETKSLSPHLPKAEQEKKNMHKDDTSPPKDKGTWRKGIPGLMRKPFERKPSPGITFGVRLDDCPPAVTNRFVPLIVEVCCNLVEERGLEYTGIYRVPGNNAAISNMQEELNNKGMNDIDIQDDKWRDLNVISSLLKSFFRKLPEPLFTNEKYADFIEANRTVDPVERLKLLKRMLHELPDHHYETLKFLSAHLKTVADNSDKNKMEPRNLAIVFGPTLVRTSEDNMTHMVTHMPDQYKIVETLIQHYNWFFTEEGNGEPVTMARYENAVESQPVPNIDHLLNNIGRTASTQGEVSDSPTSDSAKSKGSWGSGKDQCSREHLVSSIFAAANRKRKKPKDKPQLSSSDDDLDSVFPKKELPGQKQNHRGLEVEQGISVSPEAKEQAKTGEENGRGIELTPKGKKEHRNSFFLREKPSSRQSSPAPSPKNSGSPRLSYRTAQLGKPSFSDTPSHLDEPTSDLGTMSSGASMPRARPKKWVSGAAAPDLSVAGASAGAEVSSITSDYSTTSSITFLTAADSSALSPEVQGGDEADDERSELISEGRPMETDSESDFPVFTTGGGNVQTMPALVQNQTGHGPEKPDPAAADGKTTPKLEPRRLFPSHRLIECDTLSRRRSLRQKTDSESSVEGGTGSGERVEGRSESTRLSRVLEVMKKGQSTGSLNSSSRSESERPPEPALHLNITERLKFRLRTSADDMFGVGSQKSRSSPETRSKKKNIRRRHTMGGQRDFAELAVINDWREQGGVDQAAELSAMDRLKPKCSSQDFSIRDWIARERCRAGVSEFSIDTPPKVVPEGNRAQAQSTTPERPSPSGSPCLQPMVGEQVNGGGPQGRNKASLNLAADDAHPHKLSGAQVVRSRFYQYL is encoded by the exons GGGACCGGATTGTAAAGGTGAACAGAGAAAGTATCATTGGAAAGACGTACTCCCAAGTGATCGCTTTGATACAGAACAG CGACACCTCGTTGGAACTATGTGTGATGCCAAAAGATGAGGACATTTTGCAGTTG TTTTCCAGGGATATCACTGCTCTG GCCTATTCCCAAGATGCATACCTCAAAGGGAACGAGGCATACAGCGGAAACGCCCTGCACATCCCGGAGCCGCCTCCCATATGCTACCCGAGGATAGAGCCTAAAGCCCCAGGGATGGCCCAGGCCCTGGACCTATCCCCCTCCACAGAGGCATCCCGGAGCGGCAGGCCGGCCCAGGCAGGGGCAGGGAGACAGGGTACCTCCACGGCAGGCCACACAGACATGGGCTACCGGTTGGAGATCCCTGtacccccttctcctcccccgcAGTCCCCTAAAACCCAGACGGTGGTTTGTGTGTGCAACGAGAGTGTGAGGACAGTGGTGGTGCCGCCTGACGCAGTAGCGGATCGGGGGCCCCGTTGTGTGTCTCGGGCTGGCCCCAGCCATAGGACCGATGAGAACCGTTTCGGAAGTCCCCTGGGCCTCTCAACCAGGCCTAGAATCCTCGTGACCCCTGGCCCCCCTGGAGGGTCACAGCTACAGTATACCCCCACCCGGCCCACAGAGTCCTCagtcttctccctctctggctcTAGGCCTTCCCCAATCTACCCTGACAAACACCACCTCACCCCTTCCCCGCAAACCACGGTGGCTGACACCTTACCCTCCCCCACCACGCCCAACCACTACaccccctcaccctcctcccctgcCACGTCCACCTCCCCTCACCAGAACATCGACTGGCGCAACTACACCACCTACAAGGACTACATCGACGCCAAGCGGCTGCACACCTATGGCTGCCGCACCATCCAGGAGCGTCTAGACAGCCTGCGGGCGGCGGCCAACCCCAATGCCGCTTACGCACTGCAGCCTGGCCCCCCCAGTGCCAGCGCCTCCTCCCAACGAGGCCTGGGGGGGTCCCAGATTAGACGCAGGAGCACGTCCCACGACCGGGGATCCTACCAGGGGGCCACTGTGGCTCCACTGCGCAGTGCCTCCCAGGAGAGGCTAGGTGGGGGAGGGCCCGAGAGGACAGCCATGCCCAGGGACTGGCCCCGGAGTGCCTCCCAGGATGCCCTACCCTCCTCAGCCCTCATGGGAGTGGCCAAGCCCCGGGCACGCTCCTGCGACTACCTGGGCCGGCAGGGCGAGCCAGCGGCAATGGTATCTACAGAGAGGGGAGTGGGAGGGTACAGCAGGGCAGAGCTGGAGGATAGCCTGCTACTATACAGGGGTGAGGAGGCCAGAGCCAGCAGACACGGGGCAGTGCTGAAACAACTACCCCAGCCTCACAGGACCAGCCTTACAGGCATGCCCATCGCTGCCCCTATGTTCACTAAAGGTACGACGGAGCCGTTGCTCCCCTCTAGGACAGACAGCCTTGCACAGACAGCCCTCAGTAGGCCCTCGCGGTTGCCTGTTAAAAACTCCACCTCGGACCCTTCGCCACTCTCCTTACCTTCTACCCGGGGCCCCGGGAACAGCAGTGCTATGGACCTGCTCAAAGACCAAAGAGCCGTGGTGGTGGGTAACCACCTGGGATACTCTTCCTCGCCCCTGCAGCAGCTACAGCTCCGGGGGCGTGCAGACAGCCTGAGGGAGGAGAGCGGGAGGGATGTGGGGCTGGGTGCTAGGTCCTCCTCCTGCTCCGGCCCCTCCAAAGTCCCTGTTCAGAGACAGCAGGCcatctcttcctctacctccacttcctcctccactGTTAACAGTACTGTGACCCTCAGGTCAAAGGTCCCCGCCCTGGTGCGGACTAGCGGGAAGCCGTTGGAGGGCGTAGAAGGGCCGGACGCCACAGTGGTGGTCCTGAGAAGGGATAAGAACTCGGGACCCCAGCCCATCCGCCACCCCTCCTACATCCTGGCTGTAAACGACACCGACTTGGAGACTCCAATGGAAGTGGGGACTCTAGCAGCTAAGAGGGGATCGGGGGGCTGGCTATGCAACGACATCCAGCGAGACGTGACCATGAGAAGGCTGGGAGAGCAGCACAAGGCCTCGTGTGCCAGCAACCTGGACGACTCGCTTGACTCCATCCCCTTCATCG ATGAGCCATCCAGTCCAAGTATTGATCATGACACCAGTCACATTCCCGCTTCAGCTGTGATATCTGTTACTCCAATCGTCACCACCATCCCACCCagccctacctctccatctcctcttatTCAACGACAGCGGTCACATGACCACG ATTCTCTTCGACTCACAACTATTGAATCGGATTCTGGTACCAAAACGGAGCGGTCCAAATCCTACGATGAGGGTCTGGATAACTACAGGGAAGG GAGGCAAATACCTGGTCTAAAGGGCCTTAGGAAG GCGACGGTGGACAGGTCTTCAGAAGATTCCGAATCCAGGAGAGATTCCTCATCAGATATCTTCAGTGATGCTTCCAAGGAGGGCATGCTCCACTTCCGACAGATCAACACGGACAagagcaag CGTGTTGGTGGGGGAATGCGCCCCTGGAAACAGATGTACGCAGTGCTGCGAGGCCACTTCCTCTGCCTATATAAGGACAAAAAGGAGGGACAGGCTCATGCCAACTCCCAGGTGGAGGACGAGccccagccaatcagcatcaaGGCCTGTCTGATTGACATCTCCTACAGCGACACGAAACGCAAGAACGTGCTGCGACTGACCACGTCGGACTGTGAGTACCTGTTCCAGGCAGAGGACAGAGAAGATATGCTGGCCTGGATCAGAGTCATACAAGAGAACAGCAACCTGGACGAAGAG aACGCAGCCTTTACCAGCCGTGACCTCATCAGCCGAAAGATCAAGGAGTACAACACCTTGATGAG CCCGACAGGCAGTAAGAATGAACCGTCGCCCAAACCGTCACGCCAGTCGCTGAGCATCAGACAGACGCTactgggagggaagggggagaccaAATCTCTAAGTCCACACTTACCCAAAGCAGAGCAGGAGAAGAAAAACATGCACAAAG ATGACACCAGTCCACCCAAGGACAAGGGGACGTGGAGGAAAGGTATCCCAGGGCTGATGAGGAAGCCCTTTGAGAGGAAGCCTTCACCAGGCATCACTTTCGGGGTGAGACTGGACGACTGCCCCCCAGCTGTCACCAACCGG tttgTTCCCCTCATCGTGGAGGTGTGCTGTAAcctagtggaggagagagggctggagTACACAGGGATCTACAGAGTCCCAGGGAACAACGCAGCCATCTCCAACATGCAGGAGGAGCTCAACAACAAAGGCATGAACGACATCGACATCCAGGATGAC AAATGGAGGGATCTGAATGTGATCAGCAGTTTACTTAAATCCTTTTTCCGGAAACTTCCAGAGCCTCTGTTTACCAACG AGAAGTATGCAGACTTCATAGAGGCCAACAGGACAGTGGACCCAGTGGAAAGACTGAAATTGTTGAAGAGGATG CTTCACGAGTTGCCAGATCATCACTATGAGACCCTCAAGTTCCTCTCGGCTCATCTGAAAACAGTGGCTGACAACTCTGATAAAAATAAG ATGGAACCTAGGAACCTGGCCATCGTGTTTGGTCCCACTCTGGTGCGCACTTCAGAGGACAACATGACCCACATGGTCACCCACATGCCCGACCAGTACAAGATCGTAGAGACTCTCATTCAGCAT TACAACTGGTTTTTCACAGAGGAAGGCAATGGGGAGCCAGTG ACAATGGCCCGATATGAGAATGCAGTGGAGTCTCAGCCTGTGCCCAACATCGACCACCTGCTCAACAACATCGGCCGCACGGCCTCCACGCAGGGGGAAGTCTCAG ATTCACCCACTAGTGACTCTGCTAAATCGAAG gGTTCCTGGGGGTCCGGGAAGGACCAGTGCAGCCGCGAGCACCTAGTCTCCTCGATCTTTGCTGCAGCCAACCGCAAAAGAAAGAAGCCCAAGGACAAGCCGCAGCTTAGCAGCTCTGATGATGACCTAGACTCAGTGTTCCCTAAGAAGGAGCTCCCTGGCCAGAAGCAGAATCACAGAGGCCTGGAGGTGGAGCAAGGGATCAGTGTCAGCCCTGAAGCAAAAGAGCAAGcaaaaacaggagaggagaatgggagaggtATTGAGCTCACGCCCAAAGGCAAAAAGGAGCATAGGAACTCTTTCTTTTTAAGGGAGAAGCCCTCGTCAAGGCAGTCCTCACCTGCCCCCTCACCCAAAAACTCTGGCTCCCCCAGACTCAGTTACCGCACAGCCCAACTTGGAAAGCCCTCTTTTTCGGACACCCCGTCCCATCTGGATGAGCCTACTTCTGATCTGGGCACCATGAGCTCTGGGGCTTCCATGCCCAGGGCACGACCTAAGAAGTGGGTGTCAGGAGCTGCTGCTCCTGATCTATCAGTGGCTGGGGCGTCAGCTGGGGCAGAGGTGAGCTCCATCACCTCAGACTATTCCACCACCTCGTCCATCACCTTCCTGACTGCAGCAGATTCTAGCGCACTCAGTCCAGAGGTTCAGGGTGGGGACGAGGCAGATGACGAGCGCAGCGAGCTTATCAGTGAAGGCCGGCCCATGGAGACTGACAGCGAAAGCGACTTCCCTGTGTTCACTACAGGGGGCGGCAATGTCCAAACCATGCCTGCCTTAGTGCAGAACCAGACTGGGCATGGGCCAGAAAAGCCTGATCCTGCAGCAGCTGACGGGAAGACGACTCCTAAACTGGAACCCCGTCGCCTCTTTCCCTCCCACAGGCTGATTGAATGTGACACACTCTCCAGGAGGCGGTCCCTGCGACAGAAGACAGATAGCGAGTCATCAGTAGAGGGTGGGACTGGCAGCGGGGAACGTGTCGAGGGCAGGTCAGAGTCAACACGACTGTCTCGTGTCTTGGAAGTGATGAAGAAGGGGCAGTCTACCGGCAGCCTCAACTCTTCCTCCCGCAGTGAGTCGGAGCGCCCTCCCGAGCCCGCATTGCACCTCAATATCACAGAAAGGCTCAAGTTCCGTCTGCGCACATCTGCTGATGACATGTTTGGCGTGGGTTCCCAAAAGAGCCGGTCTTCCCCGGAGACCCGCAGCAAGAAGAAAAACATCCGGCGTAGGCACACCATGGGGGGCCAGCGGGACTTTGCAGAACTGGCCGTCATCAACGACTGGAGGGAGCAAGGCGGGGTGGACCAGGCGGCTGAGCTGTCAGCCATGGACCGCCTCAAGCCAAAGTGCTCCTCTCAGGACTTCTCCATTCGGGACTGGATCGCCCGCGAGCGCTGTCGTGCCGGAGTGTCAGAGTTCAGCATAGACACCCCACCCAAAGTTGTCCCCGAGGGGAACAGGGCACAAGCCCAGAGTACCACCCCAGAGAGACCCTCTCCCTCTGGCTCCCCATGCCTTCAGCCCATGGTGGGGGAGCAAGTGAACGGAGGTGGGCCGCAAGGCAGAAACAAAGCCAGCCTCAACCTGGCGGCTGACGACGCGCACCCACACAAACTGTCAGGAGCACAAGTCGTCCGCTCGCGATTCTATCAGTATCTATGA